Genomic DNA from Nonomuraea rubra:
GCCGTACGGTCGACGAGGTCCCCATCTCATGAACGCTGCAGCGTGAAACCGGTGGGTACGGCGCGATGCCGTACCCACCGGACGGCCTACCAGGAGAGCTTGTCCGTCGGCCAGGCCGGCTTCGTGCTCTTGAGCTTGAGCGTCTCCGCAAGCGTGCCGACGGCGCAGCGCGTGCCGTGCGCGGGCACCTTCAGCGAGATCAAATACTCGTCGAAGATGTCCGTCTGGCACTTGTCCTTGCCGTAGATGCGGTGGCCCCAGCCCTCGTACGTGAGCAGCACCGCCTTGGAGCCGAGCTGGCGGGCGGCGTTGGCCGACCAGATCCACGGCGTGGCCGGGTCGTGCAGCGAGTTGCCGAGCAGCAGCGGGGCGTCGCCCGTGTACTTGAGCGCGTGCGGCGGGTTGGTGGTCGGGTAGTTCATGCAGATCGGCAGGTCGTCGATCGGGTACGGGTGGTACCGCGTGTCCGGCGCCAGCGTGCTGGACACCTTCATGAGCGCCGCGTACTCGGCGTAGCTGCGCACCTTGAGGTTGTAGTCCTGGCAGAGGATGGCGGTCGGCAGGTACGCCACGTCGCCCTCCACGGGGCCGCGGCCGGGCAGCGGGGGCACCCACTCCGGCTCCGGGCCGCCGTTCAGCCAGTTGATCGTCTGGCTCAGCGTCTGCCAGTCGGGCCCCTCGTTGCCCAGCGCGGCGTTGTAGATGACCTGCAGCTCGGTCATCTTCGTGCCGGTGCTCGGGTAGACGAGCTCGCCGCGCCGCGCCTTCTCCAGCAGGCCCTTCCAGATGGCCCGGATGTCCTGACCGTGCAGGACGCAGCTCGGGTCCTGCTCGCACCAGCCGACGAACTGGTCGAAGGCGTCCTCGACGGCGAGCGCCTCGGTGGACAGGAAGCCGGCGACGCCGAGGCTGTGGTCCATGTTGCTGTCGAGGCCGAGCGCGCGGACGCGGCCGGGGAACATCTCCGCGTACATCTGGCCGATCAGCGTGCCGTAGGAGATGCCGTAGTAGGTCAGCTTCTCCTCGCCGAGGGCGGCGCGCAGCGCGTCCAGGTCACGGGCCACGTCCTTGGAGTCGACGTGGTCGTACAGCGGGCCGGTGCGCTCGCGGCAGTCGGCGTGCAGCTTCTTGGTGAACGCGTTCCAGGCGTCGAAGTCGGCCTGGCTCTTCATGACGGTGTGCGGCATCTGGTTGTACACCGACGCCGAGCAGATCACCGGGTTGCTGCGCCCCACACCCCGAGGGTCGAACCCGACGATGTCGAACCGCTTCTGCAGCTCATCGGTGAACCAGGTGGCGCCGTACGCGGCCTCCACGCCGGAGCCGCCCGGACCGCCCGGGTTGATCACGAGCGAGCCGATGCGGGCGGCCGGGTCGGTGGCCTTGCGCCGGGCGACGGCGATGTCCACGGTCGGCCCGTCGGGCTGGGACCAGTCGATCGGGACGGTCAGCTTGCCGCACTCGGCGGTGGGCTCCTCCTCGCAGGGCGCCCAGGTGATCGTAGGTGCCGTCTCCGTCGTCTTCGTCGTCTCCGCGCTGGCGGGCGAGACGGACGACAGCGTCGCCATCGCCATTAAGGCGGCGGCGAGCAGGGAAAACCTTCTTCGCACAGTGCTCCAATCTTCAGTCGATCCCCCCGTCGGGGCGTGCGACCAAGATTGGATCATCGCCTAAGTTCAAGCATGAACGGGGAGAAATGACAAGATTTCCTCCCTGAGGATGACCTCCGCCGGTCAGGCCGCCTCGAACGCCTCGGCCACGACCGCGCGCACCTCGTCCATGGCGGTGGCGCCCAGCTCGCGCTTGAGCGAGGTCATGTCGACGTCGGGCATCCCGCAGGCCACGGCCCAGTTCCACGGCGTCAGGTCGCCGTCGACGTTGAGCGCGAACCCGTGGCTGGTGACGCCCCGGCTCTGCCGCATCCCGATCGAGATGATCTTCCGCCCGGTCTCGGCCGTCCAGACCCCGGTCAGCAGCTCGGAGCCCGGCGGCGTGTCGCGCCGCTCGGCCGGCAGCCCCAGCTTGCCCAGCGCCTCGACCAGCCTCAGCTCCACCTCGCGCACGTAGTCGACGATGCCCTCGCTCTCGTCCAGCTTGACGACGAGGTAGCCGACGAGCTGCCCGGGCCCGTGGTAGGTGAGCTGACCGCCGCGCCCGGTCTCGATGACGGGGATGCCGCGGGTGGGGTCGGGCAGGTGGGAGATCGGGGTGCGGCGCCCGATGGTGTAGACGGACGGGTGGCTCAGCAGCCAGAGCGTGTCCGGCCGCTCGTCCCTTTGGCGCTGCCCGACGAGGTCGGTCATGCGCTCCATCGCCTGGTCGTAATCGACGAGCTCATCCTGGATGAGCGTCAGCGGCCTTGCCCTCATGCTTCGAGGATATGCCGCTGTCCGCACGCACCGGCACGTACCCTTCCGGGGCTGAACCGGGCGGGGGCCCGATCCGTCTCAACCGGTGTGAAGCCACTCCATTGGGTCGCCATCGGCGCGTCGGCGGTCGCGGCGTGTGCCGTGGTCGCGGTGGTTCCGGGCCTCGCGGGAGAAAGGACTCCACCAGCACCTGGAGAGCGGGAACCAGCGGTGCCTGCCTCCTGCCCGCAGCAGTGGAACAGCGAGGAGATCGGCAACTGGGTTCCCGCCGCCTCCGGCATCGAGGGCGCGGCGGACTCGCTGGTGCCCGGCACTCCCGTCGACGCGCTGATCTGCGCCTACCCGGGAGAGAACACCGACCCGGGCGGCGAGAGGCTGGCCGGCTCGCGCACGTTGCCCGGCCAGGCCGGGGCGATGGCCCGCGACCTGGCCTACCTTCCGGTCGACACCGCGGGTGCCGAGCGCGGGTGCACGCTGATGGGCGGGCGGATGACGAACTACCTCGTGCGCTTCACCTATCCGGACGGCAGCGGCCTGTGGCTGGGCGGCGCGGAAGAGGTCAACTCCTGCGCCACGCTCACCAACGGCACGGTGACCAGCGACGTGTACGTCGGCCGCAGCCTCACCGCCGCCTACCGCACGGGAACCTGGCGCCTGGACCAGCCCGGCGACCCGTGCGAGCAGCCGCTCGGCCGGCGCGGCCAGAACGAGCGGATGGTGCCGGAAGGTGCCGTCAACGTGCTGGTCTGCAGAGCTCGGAGCAACCGGAAGGCGGATCCCCGCGCCGAACACGGGGCACGGGAGGCCGCCGAACTGGCGTCGGCACTGAACACGCTGGCCACCAGGCCGAGCACGAACGGCTGCCAGCAGGTCGGGCCCGTGACCGACACGTTCCGGCTGATCTTCCGGTACGAGGAGGGCCCGGCGGCCTGGGTGCACGTCATGCCGCACTGCCGCCCTTCGGTGAACAACGGGCTGTTGCAGGGCGAACCGGATGAGGCGCTCCTGGACCAGGTGGCGCGGCTCGCGCCGCCGGCGTAGGGGCGCGTCAGCGCCCCCTGCCGGGCCCCGGGGTCAGGCCGCCGTGCGGTAGCCCTTCGGCGCTTCCGGGACGAGGATCCACATCACGACGTAGACCACCCAGAGCGGCCCCGGGATGAGCGACAGCAGCAGCCAGAGGATTCGTACGAGGGTGGGCGGCAGGCCCATCTTGTCGGCGAGCCCGCCGCAGACGCCTGCGATGATCCGGTGCTCACGAGAGCGGTACATGCTGTTCCTCCGTGTGGTTTTCGCGACCTATCTGGAAAACGGACAGCGTGGCCGCAAGACTCCCGTCAGGAACCCTGAGAAAACCCTGTAAGGGTCAGCCATTCATGTGCCATGCCCAGATGTCGGCTGGTCAGTCCCTGCCTGGGATCCACGTGGACGAGCAGGAAGTCGGCCAGACCCTGATGGACCCTGAGATACTCCTCGTCCTCCGCCCACACCTGGTCGTCGAACCAGACGAACGGCCGCTGCCCCGCGTACGCCGCCACGTGCGGCGTCTTGAACATCTCCCCGTACTCGCTCGCGGGCGCGTCGGAGGAGGAGCCCATGGAGATGACGGGCAGCGACGGCAGGCCTATCCGGGGGGCGATCCAGTCGTTGGCGTGGTGTTCCCAGGTGGTGGCCCAGACCAGCTCGGAGCCGGTGACCACGGCGAGCTCCAGCAGGCGGCGGCCGTGGCGGGGGTTGAGGTGCACGGTGTAGACGTCGGTGCCGATCGTGCAGCGGTAGCGGCGGAAGTCGGGCGTGGGGCGGCCCATGGGGTTGAGCACGCCGTCCACGTCCAGCAGGAGCAGGGGCTTCACTTGGCCCCCGCTGCCGTCGCCGACCGGTATGCCTGCGGGCTGACGCCGCGCACCCGCTTGAAGGCCGCACTGAGCGCGAACGGGCTGCCGTACCCGACCTTCCTGGCCACCGAGCCGATCGTGGCGTCCGGCTCGCGCAGCAGGTCGGCGGCCAGGGCCAGGCGCCAGTCGGTGAGGAACGACATCGGCGGCTCGCCGACCAGCTCGGTGAAGCGCCTGGCCAGCGCCGCCCTGGAGACCCCCACTTCGGCGGCCAGCGCGGCCACCGTCCACGGGTGGGCCGGGTTGTTGTGCAGCAGGCGCATGGCCTTGCCGACCACCGGGTCGCTCATCGCGCGGTACCAGGCGGGCGCCTCGTTCGTGGCGAAGTGGGCTCGCAGGACGGCGATGAGCAGCAGGTCCAGCAGCCGGTCGAGGACCGCCTCCTGCCCCGGCTCGTCCTTGACGATCTCCGCGCCGAGCAGCGAGATGATCGGGCCGCCCGGCTGCACGATGAGCTGGGGCAGCGCTTCGAGCAGCCGCCTGCTGACCTCGCCCTCCAGGTTGTAGGTGCCGGTGAGCAGCACGGTGCCGCCGGCGGAGCTGTTGCCCCACGTACGCAGGCCCTGGTCGAGGGTCTGGTAGAGGACCTCGCCGTCGAGCGTGGTGCACTGCTGGCCGGGGTTGATGACGACCTGCGGCTTGGTGCCGGGGTGGTCGGCCACCGTGTACGGCTCCGGCCCCCGCGCGATGGCCACCTGCCCGGGCTCCAGCCGTACGGGCTCACCGTCGTCGAACAAGACCCACGACTCGCCCCGCACCTGTGCGATCACCGACAGCGGGGCCTCGTCCTGGATGCGCAGCGACCAGGGCGGTTCCAGGAGGGAGCGGAGCAGGAAGGCGCCGTGGGCTCTCGGGCCGTCGAGTAGCGCCGCGAGCTGGTCCATAGGCTAGACGATCGCATATGGGATTGCGCTTCTCAACCATGGAGAGTCTTATCGGTATCGGGGCTTACTAGATGCATGACGACTTTGGTGCTCGGCGGCACCGGCAAGACCGGCCGCCGCATTGCTGACCGGCTCACCTCGCTCGGCCTGCCCGTACGTGTCGGCTCCCGCTCCGCCACCCCGGCCTTCGACTGGCAGGACCGCGGCACCTGGCAGGCCGCGCTCGACGGCGTGACGGCCGTCTACGTGTCCTACTACCCCGACCTGGCCTTCCCCGGCGCGTACGACGACGTCAAGGCGTTCACCGAGCTGGCCGTCCGCAACGGCGTGCGCAAGCTGGTCCTGCTGTCCGGCAGGGGCGAGCCGGAGGCGCAGGCCAGCGAGCGCACCATGCAGGAGTCCGGCGCCGAGTGGACGGTCCTGCGCTGCAGCTGGTTCATGCAGAACTTCAGCGAGGACTTCCTGCTCGGCGCGGTGCTCGACGGCGTGATCGCGCTGCCGGCCGCCGACGTGCCCGAGCCGTTCCTGGACGTGGAGGACATCGTGGACGTGGCCGTGGCCGCGCTCACCCAGGAGGGGCACGCGGGCAAGCTGTACGAGATGACGGGGCCGAGGCTGCTGACGTTCGCGGACGTGGCCAGGGAGCTGTCGGAGATCATCGGCAGGGAGATCACGTTCGTCCGGGTCACGCCGGAGGAGTACGTGACCGGGGCCGTGGAACACGGGGTGCCGCGCGAGGCGGCCGAGGGTCTGGGCCACCTGTTCACCGACATCCTGGACGGCCGCAACGCCAGCGTGACGGACGGCGTGCGGGAGGCGCTCGGCCGCCCGTCCCGCGACTTCGCGGACTTCGTACGCGCGAACGCGCACGTCTGGAAGCGCTAGCAGCCTCGCCGGGAAACGGAAGCGCTGGCAGGCTCGTCCGGAAGCGCTGGCAGGCTCGTCCGGAAGCGCTGGCAGGCTCGTCCGGAAGCGCTGGCAGGCTCGTCCACGCGCTGGGCGGGGTCACACCCGGCCCAGCCCGGCGCGCGACAGGCATATCCGGGCGAACATCGTACAAACTTCCGGTGAATTGCCGGGATCATCCACCGGCCCGGGCAGTCGCCGTCCTGGCCGCCTTCCCCGCACCGACCGCCCTCACGGCGGACGAGAGCGATTGCCGGGCCCCCGATTCCGCTAACCTCACCCTCGTCACTCCCGCATGCACGAGAGGTGTAGTCGTGATCGGCTGGCTAGAAGCGGTGATCTTGGGGTTGGTCCAGGGGCTCACGGAGTTCCTGCCGATCTCCTCCAGCGCCCACATCCGGGTGGTCTCCGCCTTCGCCGGCTGGCCGGACCCGGGGGCGGCGTTCACGGCGGTCATCCAGATCGGCACGGAGCTGGCCGTGGTGATCTACTTCCGTCAGGAGCTCTGGCAGATCATCTCGACGTGGACGCGCTCGCTGTTCGTCAAGGAGCTGCGCGGCCACTGGGCCGCCCGCATGGGCTGGTACATCATCATCGGCACCCTGCCCATCGGTGTGCTCGGCCTGGTGCTGAAGGACCAGATCGAGACCGTCTTCCGTGACCTGCGCCTGGTGGGCACCACGCTGATCGTCTTCGCGCTCATCCTGTGGTTCGCCGACCGTACCGCCCGCAACAAGCTCACGCTGGAGAAGCACCTCAGCATCACCCACGCCCTCATCTACGGCTTCGCCCAGGCGCTGGCCCTCATCCCCGGCGTGTCCCGCTCGGGCGGCACCACGACGGCCGGCCTGCTGCTCGACTACCGCCGCGAGGACGCGGCCAAGTACTCGTTCCTGCTGGCCATGCCGGCCGTCTTCGCCTCGGGCCTGCTGGAGCTGTTCGAGATCGGCGGCGCGAACACGCCCGACTGGGGGCCCACGATCGTGGCCACGATCGTCTCGTTCATCGTGGGGTACGCGGCGGTGGCGTGGTTCCTGCGCTACATCAGCACCCACCGCTTCACGCCCTTCGTGATCTACCGGATCGTCCTCGGCTTCTTCATCATCCTCGCGGTCACCGCAGGCTGGATTCCGGCGATCGGCTGACCTGGTAGTACCCGGCCCAGGCGGCGTCGCCCATGCGCAGGACCTTCACCCCGGTCCAGCCCAGGGCGGCGACGGGGGCGGTCCAGAACAGCACCGTCAGCGGCCCGTACTCGACCAGGAAGCTGCCGAGGTACCCGGCGGCCACCACCAGCGGCACCCACCACCCGACGAACCCGGCCCGCCACACCGCCACGGTCAGCAGCGGCAGCCCGATGAAGCCGAAGAACATCCACGGCAGCTGGAACCCGAACGTCACCCCTGGCAGGTTCATCATCTCGTCGAGGATCCGCTGGGCCTCCTCCGGGCTGTTGTGCTGCCCCAGGTACCACTCGACGGGGTCGGTCAGCAGCAGCCCGGAGAGCTGGAGATAGCCGATCAGCGCCAGCCCGCCCGACACGTGGCCGAGCCGGGTGGCCCGGTGCCTGGTCAGGTGCATCAGGCCGATGACCGCGACGGCCATCAGCATCCAGCTCCAGTGGTAGAGCACGGACTGGGTCTGGGCCAGCGCGGGGTTGTCGCCGAAGCTGACGGCCTCCCGGTCGTCGCCCCAGGTGCCGGGGTCGAGGACGACGGCCACGGCCTGCAGGAGGGGGGCCACGACGAGCAGGGTGCCCGCCGCGACGCGGCGGAATTTCACGTGGTCGTTGAACATGCGGCCGACCGTAGGCGGGCGGGCCGCCGCCGGTCGTCCCCCTGCGGGCCTACCGGCCGTCCCCTACGAGGAGGAGACCGTTCCCTACGCGGAGGAGAACGTGCGGGGGTAGCGGCTGGCCCAGGCGAAGACGGCTGCGAAGAGGGCCCAGGCGGTGACGTACGCGGCCGGATGGGCCCACGCGTCCCCGATCAGGTCGGCCAGCGCCGCGCGGCCCTCGAAGTAGATCGCGAGCCCCAGCACCGCGCCCGGGATCGCCCCCCACCACCGCTTCCACCACACCTCGTGCACGGCGATCTCGAACAGGACGAGGGCGATCGGCCCGAACAGCAGGAACTTCAGGTTCAGCGCCGTGGGCGCCAGCGCGCCGAGCACCATGACGCCCGCCGCCGCCGCTGCCGTCAGCAGGACGACGGCGCCGAACGGGGCGGGCTCGTCGCGCGGATCGCCGCCGGGCGGCACGGGCGCCTGCCCCGCGTCATCGGACAGGGGCTCGTCACGTGGGTCCCGCTCGTCAGACACATCTGACATTCTGGCGAACAACCCGGCGATCTGAACCCCTACTTAGGTAGCGGGCACGCCCACCTTCGGCCGCTCCCGGTACGTGGCCAGCGTGAACAGCAGCGCCACCAGCCCGAACCCGGTGGACAGCACGACCACCCCCGCCCGGCCGTACGACTCCAGCGCCGCGCCACCGGCCAGCCCCGCCACGAACAGCCCGACGTACTGGGCGGACGACAGCAGCCCCAGCCCGATCGGCACGTTGCCCGGCACCGCTGTGACGGTCCTGAACTGCTGCGCGGGCGCCACCAGCCAGCCGGTCGCGCCCCACAGGAAGGCCCAGACGAGCGCGACGGGGATGGCGAGGTTCGCGACCGGGATCAGGGCCAGGAACACCACGGACGTGCCCAGCCCTGCGAGGATCATCCGGCGCGGCCCGTACGCGTCGGTGAGCCGCCCGCCGAGCGCGTTGCCCACGATGCCGCCCACCCCCCACGCCCACAGCAGCGCGGGCAGCGGCAGGTCGAACAGCGAACCGATGTAGGTGTAGGCGGTGAAACCCGCCGCGAACATCAGCAGCTGCGTCACCATCACCGCCAGCACCCCCCGGTCCCGCAACGGCTCGAACCGCTCCCGCAACCGCCCCGACACCGGGATCCGCACCTCCGGCACCAGCGCGGCCACTCCCACCAGGCCGACCAGCCCCAGCCCCGCGACCAGCCACAGGGTCGCCCGCCAGCCGGCCGCCTCGCCCAGCCAGGTGCCGAGCGGCACCCCGATGGCCGACGACACGCTCAGCCCGCCCATGACCAGCGCCAGCGCCCGCCCGCGCCGCTCGGGCTCGGTCAGCGCGTTCGCCACGGCCGACGACGTGGGCGTGAACATGGCCGCCCCCGCCGCCGCGACCACCCGGGTCAGCATGACCAGCGCGTACGTGGGAGCCAGCGCCGTCAACGTGTTGCCCGCCACGAACACCCCCATGGCCACCAGCAACACCGTCCTGCGTGACATCCGTGCCGTCAGCGCGGCGAGCACCGGCGAGAGCAGCGCGTACGCCAGTGCGAACACCGTCATGAGCTGCCCCGCGGCGGATCGGGAGACCCCCAGGTCCGTCGAGATGGGCGGCAGCAGCCCGGCGGTCACGAACATGCCCGTACCGATCGCGAAATTTCCGGCAGCCATCGGATAGAGCCGTGAGCTCATGGAGCCTCCACTCCAGCAATAGTTGGACGCTCATCAAACTGACGTATAGTTGGATCGTTGTCAAACAATGGAACGGAGGTAGGGTTTCAGCATGCGTCTGCTGCCGCATCCGTCCACGGAGAACATCCAGCTCACGGAGGTTCTGCGGGCCCTCAGCGACCCCGTACGCCTCGAGATCGTGATCCGGCTCGCCGCGGCCGGGGAGATGACGTGCACGGTCGCGGGCGATCACCTCGGCGTGCACAAGTCCACGGCCTCGCACCACTACCGCACGCTCCGCGAGGCCGGCGTGGTCCTGACCAAGCAGGAGGGTCGGCTGAAGTACATGAGCCTGCGCCGCGACGACCTGGAGAGCCGCTTCCCCGGGCTGCTCGACGCGGTCCTGACCGCCGCACTTCCCCTCCCCGCCGGGGCCCATGCCTGACCCCGATCAGAGCGCCACGCCACCTCCCGGCGCCGCCACGCCGCCTCCCCGCGCCGCCTCGGCACCGGCCGACGCCGGCTCGCGTCCGGAGGTGCTGCCCATCCGGCGCGTCCTGCCCGAGCTGCTCTCCGCGCTCGAACGGCACGGCAGCGCGGTCCTGACCGCCCCGCCCGGCACCGGCAAGACCACCGTGGTGCCCCTGGCCCTGGCCGAGGCGGGCCTGCGCGTGGTGGTGGCGGAGCCGCGCCGCCTGGCCGTACGAGCGGCGGCCCGCCGCATGGGCGTCAGCTACACGATCAGGGGCGAGCGCCACGTGGGTGCCAACCCCATGGTCGAGGTCGTCACCACCGGCGTGCTGCTCCAGCGGCTCCAGCGCGACCAGGAGCTGGCCGGGGTGGACGCGGTCATGCTCGACGAGTGCCACGAGCGCCACCTCGACGCGGACACGGCGCTGGCGTTCCTCCTCGACGTACGCGAGACGCTGCGGCCCGACCTGCGCCTGCTGGCCACCTCCGCCACCGCCGACGCCCAGCCGTGGGCCGACCTGATCGGCGGCCCGATCGTCGCCGCCACCGGCGCCGCCCACCCCGTGGAGACCGTCTGGGCCCCGCCCCCGCGCCCGGTCGCCCCGCCCCACGGCCTGCGCGTCGATCCCGCGCTGCTCTCGCACGTGGCCTCGGTCGTACGCCGGGCGCTGGCGGAGCGGGACGGCGACGTGCTCTGCTTCCTGCCCGGCGTGGGCGAGATCGCCAAGGTGGCGGGGATGCTGGCGGGGGACGTGGAGCAGCTCCTGCAAGTTCACGGCCAGGCGCCGGCCCACGTCCAGGACGCCGTGCTGCGGCCCGGGACTGCGCGGCGGGTGGTGCTGGCCACGTCGGTCGCCGAGTCGAGCCTGACCGTTCCCGGCGTGCGGGTGGTGGTGGACTCCGGGCTGGCCCGCGAGCCCCGTACGGATCACGCCCGCGGTCTGGGCTCCCTCACCACGGTCCGGGTCTCCAAGGCGTCGGCCACCCAGCGCGCCGGCCGCGCCGGCCGGGAGGCTCCCGGGACGGTCTACCGCTGCTGGCCGGCCGCCGACCACGACCGCCTGGCCGACCATGCCCGCCCGGAGATCGCGCTCGCCGACCTGACGGGCTTCGCGCTCCAGGCGGCCTGCTGGGGCGCCCCGGACGCCTCGGGCCTGGCCCTGCTGGACCCGCCCCCGCCCGCCGCCCTGTCCGCCGCCCTCGCCACCCTGACCGCCCTCGGCGCCCTCACCCTCCCACCACCCACCCCCGACCGAGCAGGCCAACCGGCGCCCTCCTCCGACGGAGTAGGCCGACCGGCGCCTGAAGCGGCCTCTCCGCCCGGCGGGGCCGCGCGGGCGCGGGTAACGGAGCGCGGGCGGCGGATGGTGCTGGCCGGCGTGCACCCGCGCCTGGCCAGGGCCCTGCTCGACCTCGGCCCCGAGGCCGCCGAGGTGGTGGCTCTGCTGTCGGAGCAACTACCCCGCGACGCGTCCGACGACCTGGTGGAGGTCTGGCGCACGGCCCGCCGCGGCGGCACCCCGTTCGCCTCCCGCTGGCGCCAGGAATCCACCCGCCTGCGCCGCACCACCACAGAAGCCCGCACCACCGCGGAGGCCCGCACCCCCAGCGACAGCCGCCCCACCACGGAACCCCGCACCACCTCGAAGGCGCACCATGGCGACGCGCTGGCCGGGCTGGCGGTGGCGCTGGCGTTCCCGGAGCGGGTGGCGCGCCGTCGCGGCGGCGGCTACCTCATGGCATCAGGCACCCAGGCCCAGCTCCCGGGCACCTCCAGGCTCCACACCGCCGAATGGCTGGCCATCGCGATCGCCGACCGCCCCACCGGCTCGGCCTCGGCCCGCATCAGGCAGGCCGTCGTCATCGACGAGGCCACCGCCAGAGCCGCGCTGCCCACCACCACGGAGGACGAGATCGCCTGGCGCGTCCCGCCAGGCGAGCGCCGGGGCGACGTCTCGGCCCGCCGCGTCGAACGCCTCGGCGCGATCGAGCTCTCGGCCACCCCGCTCAAGGACGCCGACGTCCGCGAAGCCATCCTGCACGGCCTGCGCACCGAGGAGCTCCTGACCTGGACGAAGCAGGCCAGGGACCTGCGCGACCGCCTGGCGTTCTGCCACCGCGCGATCGGCGCCCCCTGGCCCCCGATGGACGACCTGGCCGCCCTCGCCGACCAGTGGCTGGAGCCCGAGCTCGGCCGGGCCCGCCGCCGCGCCGACGTGGAGCGCATCGACGTCGCCACGGCCCTGAGACGCCTCATCCCGTGGAGCGAGCGCCTGGACGAGGTGGCGCCGGAGCGCATCGAGGTCCCCACCGGCTCCAGCGTCCGCCTGGACTACTCGGGCGACCAGCCGGTGCTGGCGGTCAAGCTGCAGGAGCTGTTCGGCTGGCTGGAGACCCCGCGTATCGCGGGCGTCCCCGTCCTGGTCCACCTGCTCTCCCCCGCGGGCCGCCCCCTGGCCGTCACCGCGGACCTGGCCTCGTTCTGGCGTGAGGGCTACCGTCACGTACGCGCGGAGATGCGCGGCCGCTACCCCAAGCACCCCTGGCCCGAGGACCCGCTCACCGCCCAGCCCACCCGCCGTACCAAGAGGAACTCCCCATGACCGACTGGCGACACGAGGCGGCCAGGGACAACGCGCGCTGGTGCGACCTGATGTGCCGCGCCCACGGCCTCGCCGGCACGTTCACGGACCTCGCCTGGACCAGCCCGGTCAGGACCCCGCCGTTCTACCCGGACGCCGTCACGCTCTCCCCCGCCGCGACCGCCGCCGACCTGCTCCCGCACCTCGACGCGGGCCCCGGCGCGTCGATCAAGGACAGCTTCGCCACCCTCGACCTGCCCGGCTTCGACGTGCTGTTCGAGGCCCAGTGGATCCACCGTGACGCCCCCGGGAGAACCACCACGGACTGGCAGGTGGTCAGGGACGCATCCACGCTCGCCGAGTGGGAGCGGGCGTGCGGCATGAAGGACCTGTTCCTGCCGCCGCTCCTCGACGAGGCGACGATCGTGCACGCCCCCGACCTGAGCTCGGGCGCGGTCCTGACGGCGACCGGCAGGGCCGTGGGCGTGTCGAACGTGTTCGGCGACTGGGCGGGCGTCCTGGCGGCGGCGGCCGAGCTGTTCCCCGGCCGCCCCCTGGTCGGCTACGAGAGCGACCCGGCGCCCGCGCTGCGGCACGGCT
This window encodes:
- a CDS encoding HAD domain-containing protein, which gives rise to MKPLLLLDVDGVLNPMGRPTPDFRRYRCTIGTDVYTVHLNPRHGRRLLELAVVTGSELVWATTWEHHANDWIAPRIGLPSLPVISMGSSSDAPASEYGEMFKTPHVAAYAGQRPFVWFDDQVWAEDEEYLRVHQGLADFLLVHVDPRQGLTSRHLGMAHEWLTLTGFSQGS
- a CDS encoding NAD(P)H-binding protein, with the protein product MTTLVLGGTGKTGRRIADRLTSLGLPVRVGSRSATPAFDWQDRGTWQAALDGVTAVYVSYYPDLAFPGAYDDVKAFTELAVRNGVRKLVLLSGRGEPEAQASERTMQESGAEWTVLRCSWFMQNFSEDFLLGAVLDGVIALPAADVPEPFLDVEDIVDVAVAALTQEGHAGKLYEMTGPRLLTFADVARELSEIIGREITFVRVTPEEYVTGAVEHGVPREAAEGLGHLFTDILDGRNASVTDGVREALGRPSRDFADFVRANAHVWKR
- the lipB gene encoding lipoyl(octanoyl) transferase LipB — its product is MRARPLTLIQDELVDYDQAMERMTDLVGQRQRDERPDTLWLLSHPSVYTIGRRTPISHLPDPTRGIPVIETGRGGQLTYHGPGQLVGYLVVKLDESEGIVDYVREVELRLVEALGKLGLPAERRDTPPGSELLTGVWTAETGRKIISIGMRQSRGVTSHGFALNVDGDLTPWNWAVACGMPDVDMTSLKRELGATAMDEVRAVVAEAFEAA
- a CDS encoding alpha/beta fold hydrolase; its protein translation is MRRRFSLLAAALMAMATLSSVSPASAETTKTTETAPTITWAPCEEEPTAECGKLTVPIDWSQPDGPTVDIAVARRKATDPAARIGSLVINPGGPGGSGVEAAYGATWFTDELQKRFDIVGFDPRGVGRSNPVICSASVYNQMPHTVMKSQADFDAWNAFTKKLHADCRERTGPLYDHVDSKDVARDLDALRAALGEEKLTYYGISYGTLIGQMYAEMFPGRVRALGLDSNMDHSLGVAGFLSTEALAVEDAFDQFVGWCEQDPSCVLHGQDIRAIWKGLLEKARRGELVYPSTGTKMTELQVIYNAALGNEGPDWQTLSQTINWLNGGPEPEWVPPLPGRGPVEGDVAYLPTAILCQDYNLKVRSYAEYAALMKVSSTLAPDTRYHPYPIDDLPICMNYPTTNPPHALKYTGDAPLLLGNSLHDPATPWIWSANAARQLGSKAVLLTYEGWGHRIYGKDKCQTDIFDEYLISLKVPAHGTRCAVGTLAETLKLKSTKPAWPTDKLSW
- a CDS encoding ArsR/SmtB family transcription factor; amino-acid sequence: MRLLPHPSTENIQLTEVLRALSDPVRLEIVIRLAAAGEMTCTVAGDHLGVHKSTASHHYRTLREAGVVLTKQEGRLKYMSLRRDDLESRFPGLLDAVLTAALPLPAGAHA
- a CDS encoding MFS transporter — protein: MSSRLYPMAAGNFAIGTGMFVTAGLLPPISTDLGVSRSAAGQLMTVFALAYALLSPVLAALTARMSRRTVLLVAMGVFVAGNTLTALAPTYALVMLTRVVAAAGAAMFTPTSSAVANALTEPERRGRALALVMGGLSVSSAIGVPLGTWLGEAAGWRATLWLVAGLGLVGLVGVAALVPEVRIPVSGRLRERFEPLRDRGVLAVMVTQLLMFAAGFTAYTYIGSLFDLPLPALLWAWGVGGIVGNALGGRLTDAYGPRRMILAGLGTSVVFLALIPVANLAIPVALVWAFLWGATGWLVAPAQQFRTVTAVPGNVPIGLGLLSSAQYVGLFVAGLAGGAALESYGRAGVVVLSTGFGLVALLFTLATYRERPKVGVPAT
- a CDS encoding undecaprenyl-diphosphate phosphatase, yielding MILGLVQGLTEFLPISSSAHIRVVSAFAGWPDPGAAFTAVIQIGTELAVVIYFRQELWQIISTWTRSLFVKELRGHWAARMGWYIIIGTLPIGVLGLVLKDQIETVFRDLRLVGTTLIVFALILWFADRTARNKLTLEKHLSITHALIYGFAQALALIPGVSRSGGTTTAGLLLDYRREDAAKYSFLLAMPAVFASGLLELFEIGGANTPDWGPTIVATIVSFIVGYAAVAWFLRYISTHRFTPFVIYRIVLGFFIILAVTAGWIPAIG
- a CDS encoding AraC family transcriptional regulator, producing MDQLAALLDGPRAHGAFLLRSLLEPPWSLRIQDEAPLSVIAQVRGESWVLFDDGEPVRLEPGQVAIARGPEPYTVADHPGTKPQVVINPGQQCTTLDGEVLYQTLDQGLRTWGNSSAGGTVLLTGTYNLEGEVSRRLLEALPQLIVQPGGPIISLLGAEIVKDEPGQEAVLDRLLDLLLIAVLRAHFATNEAPAWYRAMSDPVVGKAMRLLHNNPAHPWTVAALAAEVGVSRAALARRFTELVGEPPMSFLTDWRLALAADLLREPDATIGSVARKVGYGSPFALSAAFKRVRGVSPQAYRSATAAGAK
- a CDS encoding PspC domain-containing protein; this translates as MYRSREHRIIAGVCGGLADKMGLPPTLVRILWLLLSLIPGPLWVVYVVMWILVPEAPKGYRTAA